A portion of the Pseudomonas sp. PSE14 genome contains these proteins:
- a CDS encoding C40 family peptidase: MPMLKRFAPLVPMSFVLLLAACASHSPESQQSQVAVTPTSRAAFLQIDQNKVTMADESQDEGAKNYNGSSTSHVSDILDRAFSLIGTPYRFGGKSERTGFDCSGFVGYLFREEAGINLPRSTRELITMDVPLVSKEDLQPGDLIFFNNRGRGRVSHAGIYIGDGQFIHSASRRGGGVRVDSLDESYWRLSYMEAKRVLEPGYQPKTVTR; the protein is encoded by the coding sequence GTGCCCATGCTTAAACGCTTCGCACCCCTCGTGCCCATGAGTTTCGTTCTGTTGCTGGCAGCTTGTGCCAGCCATTCGCCGGAATCGCAGCAAAGCCAGGTAGCCGTAACGCCGACCAGCCGCGCCGCTTTTCTTCAGATTGACCAGAATAAGGTCACGATGGCGGATGAGTCGCAGGACGAGGGGGCCAAAAACTATAACGGCAGTTCGACCTCGCACGTATCCGACATCCTGGATCGCGCGTTCTCGCTGATCGGTACTCCGTACCGCTTCGGTGGGAAATCGGAACGAACTGGTTTCGATTGCAGCGGCTTCGTGGGCTATCTGTTCCGCGAAGAAGCAGGCATCAACCTGCCGCGCTCCACGCGCGAGTTGATCACCATGGACGTCCCGCTGGTCTCGAAAGAAGACCTGCAACCGGGCGACCTGATCTTCTTCAACAATCGTGGTCGCGGTCGGGTGAGCCATGCCGGCATCTATATCGGTGACGGTCAGTTCATCCACTCCGCCAGCCGCCGTGGCGGTGGTGTGCGGGTGGACAGCCTGGACGAGAGCTACTGGCGCCTGAGCTACATGGAAGCCAAGCGCGTACTCGAGCCGGGTTACCAGCCCAAGACGGTAACGCGCTAA
- a CDS encoding SDR family NAD(P)-dependent oxidoreductase, producing MNRKRIIIVGATSSIAEHCARLWAQGQEVDMTLVGRDLQRLQRIATDLNVRSQNSEIHCSTADFVDPQSIQRQVDEWLASGPADIVLIAHGSLPEQGACQSNLKEAHQALEINGLSPVLFAEAFAAHMERNNRGTLIILGSVAGDRGRKSNYVYGAAKGLVTRYAEGLQHRLAGSDVKVMLVKPGPTDTPMTAHLKSEGARLAPVEDVANDIVQAAGKGVATLYTPRKWQLIMWVIRHMPAVVFNKLNI from the coding sequence GTGAACAGGAAACGTATCATCATCGTCGGAGCGACCTCCTCCATCGCCGAACACTGTGCGCGCCTCTGGGCCCAGGGCCAGGAGGTCGACATGACCCTGGTGGGCCGTGACCTGCAGCGCCTGCAGCGCATCGCTACGGACCTGAACGTCCGCAGCCAGAACAGCGAAATCCACTGCTCGACTGCCGACTTCGTCGATCCGCAATCCATTCAGCGGCAAGTCGATGAATGGCTGGCCAGCGGCCCCGCGGACATCGTCCTGATTGCCCATGGCTCCCTTCCGGAGCAGGGCGCCTGCCAAAGCAATCTAAAAGAGGCTCACCAGGCGCTGGAAATCAACGGTCTTTCACCCGTACTGTTCGCCGAGGCCTTCGCCGCCCACATGGAACGCAACAACCGCGGCACCCTGATCATCCTCGGCTCGGTAGCCGGTGATCGCGGGCGCAAGTCCAACTATGTGTATGGCGCCGCCAAGGGCCTGGTTACCCGATACGCGGAAGGGTTGCAACATCGCCTTGCTGGCAGCGACGTCAAGGTGATGCTGGTGAAGCCGGGCCCCACCGATACGCCAATGACTGCACATCTGAAGAGTGAAGGTGCTCGCCTTGCGCCGGTGGAAGACGTTGCCAACGATATTGTCCAGGCCGCGGGCAAGGGGGTTGCAACGCTCTACACCCCTCGCAAATGGCAATTGATCATGTGGGTTATCCGACACATGCCTGCGGTGGTCTTCAACAAACTCAACATCTGA
- a CDS encoding class I SAM-dependent methyltransferase has translation MTTRTLNLDDALYQYLLDVSLRDSPIKARLREVTAALPMSRWQVAPEQGQFLALLVKLIGARRILEVGTFTGYSALCMAEVLPADGHLLCCDLPGDYNEIARTHWREAGVDSRIELRLGPALSTLESLMAGGEEGRFDLVFIDADKARYPTYFEYALNLLRSGGLVVFDNVLWSGRVLELEPESDDTRAIQQLNRALKEDVRIDYSLVPIGDGMSLCRKR, from the coding sequence ATGACTACACGCACGCTGAACCTGGACGACGCCCTTTACCAGTACCTGCTCGATGTCTCCCTGCGAGACTCGCCCATCAAGGCTCGTCTGCGCGAGGTGACTGCTGCGCTGCCGATGTCGCGCTGGCAGGTCGCCCCGGAGCAGGGGCAATTCCTCGCCTTGCTGGTGAAACTGATCGGCGCCCGACGCATTCTCGAAGTGGGTACCTTCACCGGCTATAGCGCGCTGTGCATGGCCGAAGTGCTTCCCGCCGACGGGCATCTCCTGTGCTGCGATCTGCCTGGTGACTACAACGAGATCGCGCGCACCCACTGGCGGGAGGCGGGCGTCGACAGCCGCATCGAGCTACGCCTGGGGCCGGCGCTGTCCACGCTGGAGAGCCTGATGGCCGGCGGCGAGGAGGGGCGCTTCGACCTGGTCTTCATCGATGCCGACAAGGCGCGTTATCCCACCTACTTCGAATACGCCCTCAATCTGCTGCGTAGTGGCGGGCTGGTGGTCTTCGACAATGTGCTGTGGAGTGGCAGGGTGCTGGAACTGGAGCCCGAGAGCGACGACACACGGGCCATTCAGCAGCTCAATCGGGCGTTGAAGGAGGACGTCCGGATTGATTACTCGTTGGTGCCGATCGGTGACGGCATGAGTCTTTGCCGCAAGCGGTAA
- a CDS encoding DNA-3-methyladenine glycosylase I has translation MRNYQWLYEYCLNRFGSVEALEARMPQPRTPAELAAVSDDRYLSLISLRIFRAGLKHSLVDAKWPAFEEVFFGFDPEKVVLMGGERLENLMQDARLIRHLGKLKSVPRNAQMVLDIARAYGSFGKLLADWPSNDIVGLWKLLAKRGNQLGGMSAPRLLRMAGKDTFVLSDDVVAALKAQEIVDKTPTSQKDLALVQAAFNQWQEQSARPLCHISMMLSYTVNH, from the coding sequence ATGCGCAATTACCAGTGGCTGTACGAGTATTGTCTGAACCGCTTCGGCTCGGTTGAGGCGCTGGAAGCCCGGATGCCGCAGCCCAGGACGCCGGCGGAGCTGGCGGCGGTGAGCGATGACCGTTACCTGTCGCTGATCAGCCTGCGCATTTTCCGCGCGGGCCTCAAGCACAGCCTGGTGGACGCCAAGTGGCCGGCCTTCGAGGAAGTCTTCTTCGGCTTCGACCCGGAGAAGGTCGTGCTGATGGGCGGCGAGCGCCTGGAAAACCTGATGCAGGACGCCCGGCTGATCCGCCACCTGGGCAAGCTCAAGAGCGTGCCGCGCAACGCGCAGATGGTCCTCGACATCGCACGCGCATACGGCAGCTTCGGCAAGCTGCTGGCGGACTGGCCGTCGAACGACATCGTTGGCCTGTGGAAACTGCTGGCCAAGCGCGGCAACCAGTTGGGTGGCATGTCCGCACCGCGCCTGCTGCGCATGGCAGGCAAGGACACCTTTGTCCTCAGTGACGATGTGGTCGCCGCACTCAAGGCCCAGGAAATCGTCGACAAGACGCCCACCAGCCAGAAAGACCTGGCGCTGGTGCAGGCCGCTTTCAACCAGTGGCAGGAACAAAGCGCTCGTCCGCTGTGCCATATCTCGATGATGCTGTCGTACACGGTCAACCACTGA
- a CDS encoding SprT family zinc-dependent metalloprotease, with amino-acid sequence MPEQLNARVEACYQQAEAFFQRRFPRPEVSFRLRGQKAGVAHLDENLLRFNPQLYRENRDHFLQQTVAHEVAHLIAHQMFGPRIRPHGEEWQLIMRGIYGLPPDRCHTYEIKRRRATRYLYRCHCGEGNEFPFSAQRHNLVAQGRRYYCRRCRATLVFTGETRRE; translated from the coding sequence ATGCCTGAACAGCTCAACGCTCGCGTCGAAGCCTGCTACCAGCAGGCCGAAGCCTTCTTCCAGCGGCGCTTTCCCCGCCCGGAAGTGAGCTTCCGGCTGCGCGGCCAGAAGGCCGGCGTCGCCCACCTCGATGAGAACCTGCTGCGCTTCAACCCGCAGCTGTATCGGGAAAACCGCGATCATTTCCTGCAGCAGACCGTGGCCCACGAAGTGGCCCACCTGATCGCCCATCAGATGTTCGGCCCGCGCATTCGCCCGCATGGCGAGGAGTGGCAGCTGATCATGCGCGGCATCTACGGCCTGCCGCCGGACCGCTGCCACACCTACGAAATCAAGCGCCGCCGCGCCACCCGCTACCTGTATCGCTGCCACTGCGGCGAGGGCAACGAATTCCCCTTCTCCGCCCAGCGCCATAACCTGGTCGCCCAGGGCCGCCGCTATTACTGCCGGCGTTGCCGCGCGACGCTGGTGTTCACCGGCGAAACCCGCCGCGAGTGA
- a CDS encoding acyl-CoA dehydrogenase family protein produces the protein MLRNHFETEHNLFRDAFRSFLDKEVVPHQEEWEEAGVVDRSVWRKAGEMGFLLPWAEEEYGGTALKDFRYEQIMCEELAAINEPGFMIPLHSALCGPYIAEYGNAEQKARWLPGIIRGESILAVAMTEPSAGSDLAGMRTTAVDKGDHYVLNGSKVFISNGLLADLVIVAAKTDPSNKHAMGLFVVERGMEGFERGRNLKKLGMKSQDTAELFFNNVKVPKENLLGDAKGGFFYLMNMLAQERLTNACGAVAGAEAALNATIDYVKERKAFDRPVAHFQNTRFKLAEMRTQIDVAQVFTDRCVMDHNQKKLTPEVAAEAKLFTTELLCKVVDEGVQLHGGWGYMWEYPICKMYANARIQRIFAGTSEIMKEIISRGMKL, from the coding sequence ATGCTGCGCAATCACTTCGAGACCGAGCACAACCTGTTCCGCGATGCGTTCCGTTCCTTCCTCGACAAGGAAGTGGTGCCTCACCAGGAGGAATGGGAGGAGGCTGGTGTGGTGGACCGCAGCGTCTGGCGCAAGGCGGGGGAGATGGGTTTCCTGCTGCCCTGGGCAGAGGAAGAGTACGGCGGAACCGCTCTGAAGGATTTCCGCTACGAACAGATCATGTGTGAGGAACTGGCCGCCATCAACGAGCCGGGCTTCATGATCCCGCTGCACTCGGCGCTCTGCGGCCCCTACATCGCCGAGTATGGCAATGCCGAGCAAAAGGCCCGCTGGCTGCCGGGGATCATCCGTGGCGAGAGCATCCTGGCGGTGGCGATGACCGAACCGTCCGCCGGCTCGGACCTCGCCGGCATGCGCACCACGGCGGTGGACAAGGGCGATCACTACGTCCTGAACGGCTCGAAGGTGTTCATCTCCAACGGCCTGCTGGCTGACCTGGTGATTGTCGCGGCGAAGACCGACCCTTCGAACAAGCACGCCATGGGCCTGTTCGTGGTGGAGCGCGGCATGGAGGGCTTCGAGCGCGGGCGCAACCTGAAGAAACTGGGCATGAAGAGCCAGGACACCGCCGAACTGTTCTTCAACAACGTGAAGGTGCCGAAGGAAAATCTGCTGGGCGACGCCAAGGGCGGCTTCTTCTACCTGATGAACATGCTCGCCCAGGAGCGCCTGACCAACGCCTGTGGTGCGGTGGCCGGCGCCGAGGCGGCGCTGAACGCGACCATCGATTACGTAAAGGAGCGCAAGGCCTTCGACCGCCCGGTGGCGCACTTCCAGAACACCCGCTTCAAGCTCGCCGAGATGCGCACGCAGATCGACGTGGCGCAGGTCTTCACCGACCGCTGCGTGATGGACCACAACCAGAAGAAGCTCACCCCGGAAGTGGCCGCCGAGGCCAAGCTGTTCACCACCGAGTTGCTGTGCAAGGTGGTCGACGAGGGCGTGCAACTGCATGGCGGCTGGGGTTACATGTGGGAGTACCCGATCTGCAAGATGTACGCGAACGCGCGCATCCAGCGCATCTTCGCCGGCACCTCCGAGATCATGAAGGAGATCATCAGCCGCGGCATGAAGCTCTGA
- the ttcA gene encoding tRNA 2-thiocytidine(32) synthetase TtcA — protein sequence MASTLSVNQNKLQKRLRRQVGEAVTDFNMIEDGDKVMVCLSGGKDSYTLLDILLYLQKVAPIQFEIVAVNMDQKQPGFPEHVLPAYLESIGVQYHIIEKDTYSVVKEKIPEGKTTCSLCSRLRRGTLYTYADEIGATKMALGHHRDDILETFFLNMFYGGTLKAMPPKLLSDDGRNVVIRPLAYCNEKDIEAYSVLKEFPIIPCNLCGSQENLQRQVVKEMLLDWERKSPGRTEIMFRALQNVVPSQLADRNLFDFNSLRIDETATPRFLDVMNL from the coding sequence ATGGCCAGCACCCTTTCGGTCAACCAGAACAAACTGCAGAAACGCCTGCGCCGCCAGGTTGGCGAAGCGGTCACCGACTTCAACATGATCGAGGACGGCGACAAGGTCATGGTCTGCCTGTCCGGCGGCAAGGACAGCTACACCCTGCTGGACATCCTGCTGTACCTGCAGAAGGTGGCGCCGATCCAGTTCGAGATCGTCGCGGTGAACATGGACCAGAAGCAGCCCGGCTTCCCCGAGCACGTGCTGCCGGCCTATCTGGAGTCCATCGGCGTGCAGTACCACATCATCGAGAAGGACACCTACTCGGTGGTGAAGGAGAAGATCCCGGAGGGCAAGACCACCTGCTCGCTGTGCTCGCGCCTGCGCCGTGGCACCCTCTACACCTACGCCGACGAGATCGGCGCGACCAAGATGGCCCTGGGTCACCACCGCGACGACATCCTGGAAACCTTCTTCCTTAATATGTTCTACGGCGGCACCCTCAAGGCCATGCCGCCCAAGCTGCTCTCCGACGATGGCCGCAACGTGGTGATCCGCCCGCTGGCGTACTGCAACGAGAAGGACATCGAGGCCTACTCGGTGCTCAAAGAATTCCCAATCATCCCGTGCAACCTCTGCGGCTCGCAGGAAAACCTGCAGCGCCAGGTGGTCAAGGAAATGCTACTGGACTGGGAGCGCAAGTCGCCGGGCCGTACCGAGATCATGTTCCGCGCGCTGCAGAATGTGGTGCCGTCGCAACTGGCCGACCGCAACCTGTTCGACTTCAACAGCCTGCGCATCGACGAGACCGCCACCCCGCGCTTCCTCGATGTAATGAACCTGTAA
- a CDS encoding GNAT family N-acetyltransferase, protein MQIRPFQAEDIPPYESWFDDPVLYAQLGPMDRYWLEQVLNDAEKAQYSILRGDVLVAVVGVCLPTPTHPYYFVTDLAVRPELRGSGVGRTVMTLVMSQPELQSNPLWRASVRPDNPAALAFLIRLGWTRLEMGNPFDELLEFEFRRRPAGPTFR, encoded by the coding sequence ATGCAGATTCGCCCTTTCCAGGCAGAGGACATCCCGCCGTACGAAAGCTGGTTCGACGATCCGGTGCTCTACGCGCAACTGGGCCCGATGGATCGCTACTGGCTGGAACAGGTGCTGAACGATGCGGAAAAGGCGCAGTACAGCATTCTGCGTGGAGACGTGCTGGTCGCGGTGGTGGGGGTTTGCCTGCCCACCCCGACGCATCCCTATTACTTCGTTACCGACCTCGCAGTGCGCCCGGAGTTACGCGGCTCGGGTGTCGGTCGCACGGTGATGACGCTGGTGATGAGCCAACCGGAATTGCAGAGCAACCCCTTGTGGCGGGCCAGCGTGAGGCCAGACAACCCCGCGGCGCTGGCTTTCCTTATCAGGCTGGGCTGGACACGGCTGGAAATGGGCAATCCATTCGATGAGCTGCTCGAGTTCGAATTCCGCCGACGGCCAGCGGGGCCCACTTTTCGCTGA
- a CDS encoding C40 family peptidase: MLAPQRVILFALLASLAACASRTPPSPPPVVNAPSLPAYNSQAADDVLIRAIGLVGTPYRWGGNTPDGGFDCSGLIGYVYRDATGLQLPRSTREMITLRAPSIGRESLQSGDLVFFATSGGRGVSHAGIYVGEGRFVHAPRTGGTVRLDSLDSAYWQKAFLEAKRVLAVQSLALHP, translated from the coding sequence ATGCTCGCTCCACAGCGCGTCATTCTCTTCGCTCTTCTCGCCTCCCTGGCCGCCTGCGCCAGTCGCACTCCGCCGTCGCCTCCGCCCGTGGTGAACGCGCCTTCGCTCCCTGCCTACAATTCGCAAGCTGCCGATGATGTCCTGATCCGTGCCATTGGCCTGGTTGGCACGCCGTATCGCTGGGGTGGCAACACGCCCGATGGCGGTTTCGATTGCAGCGGCCTGATCGGCTACGTCTACCGCGATGCCACCGGTCTGCAACTGCCGCGCTCCACCCGCGAGATGATTACCCTGCGCGCGCCCAGCATCGGTCGCGAATCGCTGCAGAGTGGCGATCTGGTGTTCTTCGCTACCAGCGGTGGACGTGGCGTGAGTCATGCGGGTATCTATGTCGGAGAAGGGCGCTTCGTTCATGCGCCCAGAACGGGCGGGACCGTACGCCTGGACAGCCTCGACAGCGCCTATTGGCAGAAAGCCTTCCTGGAAGCCAAGCGCGTCCTCGCCGTGCAGAGTCTCGCTCTCCATCCCTGA
- a CDS encoding NAD-dependent deacylase: MDSAIERTGAALARAERILVITGAGVSADSGMPTYRGLGGLYNGRTEEGLPIEAALSGPMLRDNPALCWKYLAELGKACLNARPNAGHEAIAELQRYKPECWVLTQNIDGFHRRAGSPVERLIEIHGELAPLYCQSCGQEDAGLAERLEEPLPPKCTRCGGVLRPPVVLFEEMLPEAAIDTLYAQLRKGFDAVLLVGTTASFPYIIEPVMRTRAAGGFTAEVNPGLTDLSSVVEERMVGRALDIMPRLLSHIPR, encoded by the coding sequence ATGGATTCGGCCATCGAACGCACCGGCGCGGCACTGGCTCGCGCCGAACGCATCCTGGTGATCACTGGCGCCGGCGTCTCCGCCGACTCCGGCATGCCCACCTATCGCGGCCTGGGTGGCCTCTATAACGGTCGCACCGAGGAAGGGCTCCCCATCGAGGCGGCGCTTTCCGGGCCCATGCTGCGCGACAACCCGGCGCTGTGCTGGAAGTACCTGGCTGAGCTGGGCAAGGCGTGTCTCAACGCACGGCCCAACGCCGGCCACGAAGCCATCGCCGAGCTGCAGCGATATAAGCCTGAGTGCTGGGTGCTGACGCAGAACATCGATGGCTTCCATCGCCGTGCGGGCTCGCCGGTGGAGCGTCTGATCGAGATCCATGGCGAACTGGCGCCACTCTACTGTCAGTCCTGTGGCCAGGAAGACGCAGGGTTGGCTGAGCGTCTGGAGGAGCCGCTGCCGCCGAAATGCACGCGTTGCGGCGGCGTGTTGCGCCCGCCAGTGGTGCTGTTCGAGGAGATGTTGCCGGAGGCGGCGATCGACACGCTCTATGCGCAGTTGCGCAAGGGATTCGACGCCGTATTGCTGGTGGGAACGACCGCGAGCTTCCCCTACATCATCGAGCCGGTGATGCGGACGCGGGCCGCCGGAGGCTTCACGGCCGAGGTCAATCCGGGGCTGACCGATCTGAGTTCGGTGGTCGAAGAAAGAATGGTGGGTCGAGCCTTAGACATTATGCCGCGCCTGCTAAGTCACATTCCGCGATAA
- a CDS encoding DNA-J related domain-containing protein, giving the protein MTPDLDPSLDLTDQLLQLLREAPEGLSEFQLIQQLKARHSTHVPNLPLIDKLVLFRTHFLVFNALYRLRDRLWAENAAHLEIGPLQIRLSPYMSGAQALGEQDALRDYYLDEKHLKETTERDVEKLLESFWTRMQGNEEKAAALALFELEDGPVDYALIKLRYRQLVSQHHPDRGGSTTRLQSINKAMEILERYYSRP; this is encoded by the coding sequence ATGACGCCCGACCTCGACCCTTCCCTCGACCTGACGGACCAGCTCCTGCAGCTACTGCGGGAAGCACCTGAAGGACTCTCCGAATTCCAGCTGATCCAGCAGCTGAAAGCTCGGCACTCCACCCACGTGCCCAACCTGCCGCTGATCGACAAGCTGGTGCTGTTCCGCACCCACTTCCTGGTGTTCAACGCGCTTTACCGGCTGCGCGACCGGCTCTGGGCGGAGAACGCCGCGCACCTGGAAATCGGCCCGCTGCAGATTCGCCTCTCTCCTTATATGAGTGGCGCGCAGGCGCTCGGCGAGCAGGATGCCCTGCGCGACTACTATCTCGACGAGAAACATCTGAAAGAAACCACCGAGCGCGACGTGGAGAAGCTGCTGGAAAGCTTCTGGACACGCATGCAGGGCAACGAGGAAAAGGCCGCCGCCCTGGCCCTTTTCGAGCTGGAGGACGGCCCGGTGGACTATGCGCTGATCAAGCTGCGCTACCGTCAGCTGGTCAGCCAGCACCATCCGGATCGCGGCGGTAGCACCACGCGGCTGCAGTCGATCAACAAGGCGATGGAAATTCTGGAGCGCTATTACAGCCGCCCGTGA
- a CDS encoding CaiB/BaiF CoA-transferase family protein, with amino-acid sequence MNGPLASLKILDFSTLLPGPFASLLLADMGAEVLRVESPTRMDLVRVLPPHVDGTSASHAYLNRNKRSIALDLKQPQAVEVVKQLVREYDIVLEQFRPGVMDKLGVGYEALKSINPKLIYVSITGYGQTGPFRDRAGHDINYLALAGIASYTGRRDIGPLPLGVQLADIGGGSLHGVMGLLAAVIHRQQTGEGQLVDVSMTDCAFSLHGMAGAGYLAAGVEPEMEALALNGGSFYDYYRTRDGRWFSVGSLEPQFMQQFCAAIGRPELAARGLSSKPEDQQALKREIAIEFEKHDFHEWQERFAALDACVEPMLSLSEAVEHPQLRERGVVTQVPNGKGGVQEQIACPIRFSAGLPEPRHIGAALGAHTGEVLAELGYSAEQVEALKTAKAIA; translated from the coding sequence ATGAACGGCCCGCTCGCCTCCCTGAAGATTCTCGATTTCTCCACCTTGCTGCCGGGGCCGTTCGCCTCGCTGCTGCTGGCGGACATGGGCGCCGAGGTGCTGCGTGTGGAATCGCCCACGCGCATGGACCTGGTGCGCGTACTGCCGCCGCACGTGGACGGCACCTCCGCCAGCCACGCCTACCTCAATCGCAACAAACGTTCCATCGCGCTGGACCTCAAGCAGCCGCAGGCGGTGGAGGTGGTGAAGCAACTGGTGCGGGAATACGACATCGTGCTGGAGCAGTTCCGTCCCGGCGTGATGGACAAGCTCGGCGTCGGCTACGAGGCGCTCAAGTCGATCAATCCGAAGCTGATCTACGTGTCGATCACCGGCTATGGCCAGACCGGTCCGTTCCGCGACCGCGCCGGTCACGACATCAACTATCTGGCCCTGGCCGGCATCGCCAGCTACACCGGCCGCCGCGACATCGGCCCGCTGCCGCTGGGCGTGCAGTTGGCCGACATTGGCGGCGGATCGCTGCATGGCGTGATGGGGCTGCTGGCGGCGGTCATTCATCGGCAGCAGACGGGGGAGGGACAACTGGTCGACGTGAGCATGACCGACTGCGCGTTCAGCCTGCACGGCATGGCGGGTGCAGGGTACCTCGCCGCTGGAGTCGAGCCGGAGATGGAAGCCCTCGCGCTCAACGGCGGCAGCTTCTACGACTACTACCGTACCCGCGACGGTCGCTGGTTCTCGGTGGGCAGCCTGGAGCCGCAGTTCATGCAGCAGTTCTGTGCTGCCATCGGCCGACCGGAACTGGCCGCGCGCGGGCTCTCGTCCAAACCGGAAGACCAGCAGGCGCTCAAGCGCGAGATCGCCATCGAGTTCGAGAAGCACGATTTCCACGAGTGGCAGGAACGTTTCGCCGCGCTGGATGCTTGCGTCGAGCCGATGCTGTCGCTGTCCGAGGCGGTGGAGCATCCGCAGCTTCGCGAGCGGGGCGTAGTGACACAAGTACCCAATGGCAAGGGCGGTGTGCAGGAGCAGATCGCCTGCCCGATCCGTTTCTCCGCCGGCCTGCCCGAGCCTCGCCATATTGGCGCGGCACTGGGCGCACATACCGGCGAGGTGCTGGCGGAACTGGGCTATTCGGCAGAGCAGGTCGAGGCACTGAAGACGGCGAAGGCCATCGCCTGA
- a CDS encoding Yip1 family protein, with product MIHHVWGLFTHPDQEWQEIRGEEESISHMYLTHVLILAAIPVISAYIGTTQVGWVLGNAGPVKLTAASAMQLTIMTYIAMLAGVAVMGAFIHWMARTYDAAPSMTQCVVFAAYTATPLFIGGLAALYPHLWLGMIIGTAAICYTVYLLYVGIPTFMNIPKDEGFLFSSSVLAVGLVVLVAMIALSVILWGSGVGPEYT from the coding sequence ATGATCCATCATGTGTGGGGGCTCTTCACCCATCCCGATCAGGAATGGCAGGAAATCCGTGGCGAGGAAGAATCCATCAGCCACATGTACCTGACCCACGTCCTGATCCTCGCTGCCATCCCGGTCATTTCCGCCTACATCGGCACCACGCAGGTCGGCTGGGTATTGGGCAATGCAGGACCGGTCAAGCTGACAGCCGCCAGTGCGATGCAGCTGACCATCATGACCTATATCGCCATGCTCGCCGGCGTCGCCGTGATGGGTGCCTTCATCCACTGGATGGCACGCACCTATGACGCAGCACCATCGATGACCCAATGCGTGGTATTTGCCGCGTACACCGCTACCCCGCTGTTCATCGGTGGCCTGGCGGCGCTGTACCCGCACCTGTGGCTGGGCATGATCATCGGCACAGCCGCGATCTGCTACACCGTCTACCTGCTCTATGTCGGCATCCCGACCTTCATGAACATTCCCAAGGATGAAGGTTTCCTGTTCTCCAGCTCCGTGCTGGCGGTGGGACTGGTGGTGCTGGTGGCGATGATCGCCCTGTCGGTGATCCTCTGGGGCAGCGGTGTCGGGCCGGAATACACCTGA